One Candidatus Aminicenantes bacterium DNA segment encodes these proteins:
- a CDS encoding MFS transporter, with protein sequence MPHAKSGRLPWLTKVIYGTGDWGLATFNTLRQIFYAIFLTDVVGLDPRLASFAAFVGVVWDAVNDPLVGIISDRTQTRWGRRRPFLLIFAVPYGLAFLILWWAPPIHNQILLMLYVMLSYAVSDTFQTLVIVPFHSLTPEISSDYDERTSLAGYRMFFNFLASIATAMASPMIVDAVMRGGGTQQQGFALAAACFGVSAIVPYLLIFFTIKEKPREDIKVESATLRQTVRLAWKNVPFRYATALYMLNWVAFDLTGVVLPYLLVYWTMRGDLLAKVPGLGLPIESAVLGLMMITATIVLPFWIWLAKRIGKRVAFMSALVFWIVLMLLIPFIPQGATTLTLALAVAIGISVSAAHVLPDAIFPDVIEWDELKTGRRHEGIYYGAKNFVRKLTTAFAIFIVLQVLGWFGYQAPPKGVTKFAQPASALNAIRFLIGPVGALLLVATLVVTWFYPLDRDKFNRVRRLLDHRRDRRAARRATASVVPPPGS encoded by the coding sequence ATGCCCCACGCCAAGTCCGGACGGCTTCCCTGGCTGACCAAAGTCATTTACGGCACGGGCGACTGGGGCTTGGCCACGTTCAACACCCTGCGTCAGATCTTCTACGCCATCTTCCTGACCGACGTCGTCGGTCTGGACCCCCGGCTGGCCTCCTTCGCCGCCTTCGTCGGCGTGGTCTGGGACGCGGTCAACGACCCGCTGGTCGGCATCATCAGCGATAGAACCCAGACCCGTTGGGGCCGGCGGCGCCCCTTCCTGCTGATCTTCGCCGTCCCCTATGGGCTGGCCTTCCTGATCCTATGGTGGGCGCCTCCCATCCATAACCAGATTCTGCTGATGCTCTATGTCATGTTGTCCTATGCCGTGAGCGACACCTTCCAGACTCTGGTCATCGTCCCCTTCCACTCGCTGACGCCGGAGATCTCCTCGGATTACGACGAGAGGACTTCGTTGGCCGGATACCGGATGTTCTTCAATTTCCTGGCCTCGATTGCGACGGCCATGGCCTCTCCCATGATCGTGGACGCGGTGATGCGGGGAGGTGGAACTCAGCAGCAGGGCTTCGCCCTGGCCGCGGCCTGCTTCGGCGTCTCGGCCATCGTGCCGTATCTGTTGATCTTCTTCACCATCAAGGAGAAACCGAGAGAGGACATCAAGGTCGAATCGGCAACCCTCCGCCAGACCGTCCGGCTGGCCTGGAAGAACGTCCCCTTTCGCTACGCCACCGCCCTCTACATGCTAAACTGGGTGGCCTTCGACCTGACCGGGGTGGTTCTGCCGTACCTTCTCGTCTACTGGACCATGCGGGGCGACCTGCTGGCCAAGGTGCCCGGGTTGGGCCTACCCATCGAGTCGGCCGTCCTCGGCTTGATGATGATCACGGCCACGATCGTCCTGCCGTTCTGGATCTGGCTGGCCAAACGGATCGGCAAGCGGGTGGCCTTCATGTCCGCCCTGGTCTTCTGGATCGTCCTGATGCTCCTCATCCCGTTCATTCCGCAGGGGGCTACCACCTTGACCCTGGCCTTAGCGGTGGCCATCGGCATCAGCGTCTCGGCCGCCCACGTCCTTCCGGACGCCATCTTCCCGGACGTCATCGAATGGGACGAGCTGAAGACGGGCCGGCGCCACGAGGGCATCTATTACGGGGCCAAGAACTTCGTCCGCAAGCTGACCACGGCCTTCGCCATCTTCATCGTCCTGCAGGTTCTGGGCTGGTTCGGCTATCAGGCTCCGCCCAAGGGCGTGACCAAGTTTGCCCAGCCGGCCTCGGCCCTCAACGCCATCCGGTTCCTGATCGGCCCGGTCGGGGCGCTGCTGCTCGTGGCCACCCTGGTCGTGACCTGGTTCTACCCTCTTGATCGGGACAAATTCAACCGGGTCCGCCGCCTCCTGGACCATCGCCGGGACCGCCGGGCCGCCCGCCGGGCAACGGCTTCCGTAGTCCCCCCGCCCGGCTCTTAG
- a CDS encoding RNA-binding protein encodes MNIYVGNLSFSATDADLKETFGAYGAVTTASIIKDKFSGESRGFGFVEMPTKEEADRAIAALNGRDLKGRNMTVNEAKPRTDRPRSGGGFGGGGGRDRGFGGGGGGRRF; translated from the coding sequence ATGAACATTTACGTTGGAAATCTCTCGTTCAGCGCCACTGACGCCGACCTCAAGGAAACCTTCGGCGCTTACGGCGCGGTAACGACCGCGTCCATCATCAAGGACAAGTTCAGCGGCGAATCGCGCGGCTTCGGCTTCGTCGAGATGCCGACCAAGGAAGAGGCCGACCGGGCCATCGCCGCCCTGAACGGCCGCGACCTCAAGGGCCGCAATATGACCGTCAACGAGGCTAAGCCCCGGACTGATCGCCCCCGCAGCGGCGGCGGCTTCGGCGGCGGCGGCGGGCGTGACCGCGGCTTCGGCGGCGGCGGCGGCGGCCGGCGCTTCTGA
- a CDS encoding family 43 glycosylhydrolase, with the protein MRITVIAMILMTALLQPGAALGTKPSAAAGQSAARLPDGLKPLFDFPVRDTCVCLVDDVYYLTGTTGAPTWWKTNEGIRIWKSKDLKTWEPLGLVWSIERDGTWQKAIKDGHRAIWAPELHYLKGTFWLAYCINWPGGGTGILKSTTGKAEGPYVDVKPDGPLTQEIDASLFQDDDGKLYFVYQDGKIARLKDDLSALAEKPRLLKPANADHVGFEAAFVFKIRGRYYLSCAEFINDEYHGMIASADSLAGPWSDRYLAIPHGGHNMFFKDKDGRWWSTFFGNDKNAPFTEKPGILRVEFDQAGRIHPLIEPATRHLP; encoded by the coding sequence ATGCGCATAACCGTCATCGCGATGATTCTGATGACCGCCCTACTCCAACCGGGTGCGGCGCTCGGGACCAAGCCATCCGCGGCCGCCGGTCAGTCCGCGGCCAGGCTCCCCGACGGGCTCAAGCCTCTGTTCGACTTCCCCGTGCGCGACACCTGTGTGTGCCTGGTGGACGACGTCTACTACTTGACCGGCACGACCGGCGCCCCGACCTGGTGGAAGACCAACGAGGGCATCCGGATCTGGAAGTCGAAGGACCTCAAGACGTGGGAGCCGCTGGGCCTGGTGTGGTCCATCGAGAGGGACGGCACCTGGCAGAAGGCGATCAAAGACGGCCATCGGGCGATCTGGGCCCCCGAACTGCACTACCTCAAGGGGACGTTCTGGCTGGCCTACTGCATCAACTGGCCGGGCGGGGGCACGGGAATTCTCAAGAGCACGACCGGCAAGGCCGAGGGCCCCTACGTGGACGTCAAGCCCGACGGACCGCTCACGCAGGAAATCGACGCCTCGCTCTTCCAGGACGACGACGGGAAGCTGTACTTCGTCTATCAGGATGGCAAGATCGCTCGTTTGAAGGACGACCTCAGTGCCCTGGCCGAGAAGCCTCGCCTGCTCAAGCCGGCCAACGCCGACCATGTGGGCTTCGAGGCGGCGTTCGTGTTCAAGATCAGGGGCCGGTACTACCTGTCGTGCGCTGAGTTCATCAACGACGAGTACCATGGCATGATCGCCAGCGCCGACTCGCTGGCCGGCCCGTGGAGCGATCGCTACTTGGCCATCCCCCACGGCGGGCACAACATGTTCTTCAAGGACAAGGACGGCCGGTGGTGGAGCACGTTCTTCGGCAACGATAAAAACGCTCCGTTCACCGAGAAGCCGGGGATCCTGCGCGTGGAGTTCGACCAAGCGGGCCGGATCCATCCGCTCATCGAACCGGCGACACGGCACCTCCCTTGA
- a CDS encoding fused MFS/spermidine synthase has translation MNDRPASRYLPALLVLFLGSGCAALIYEIVWFQLLEMVVGSSAVSLAVLLGTYMGGMGAGSLLLPRLVSPRRNPLRVYAALEAGIGLCGLAILFGMPAVVRVYSSLAGHGFAGLLGRGVVGAACLLVPTLLMGATLPAISRWIEATPRGVSWLGLLYGVNTLGAVIGCLLAGFYLLRLYDMGVATYVAVAVNAVVASAALVLSLVARRQKKESGEAESSVLPAAAASEDRGTAAVLVAIGLSGFCALGAEVVWTRLLSLLLGGTVYTFSIILAVFLAGIGLGGGAGSLLARGKIPARSLLAACQLLLTAGIAWAAFSVSKALPLWPINATMAASPGPVFQIDLIRCLWAVFPAALLWGASFPLTLASVAGPGRDPGRSVAKVYAANTAGAILGAVGFSLIFIPTIGTQQSQRLMIGLAFAAALVAGVYRRKPLAAAATKRGLGISIPAWTAALLATALLLWSVPGVPWVIIAWGRTVASRTIKGTPLYVGEGMSSSVAVVKLDEQITNFHVSGKVEASSDPQDMRLQRMLGHIPALLHPKPESVLIVGCGAGVTAGSFVPYPSVKRIVICEIEPLIPKVVARFFAAQNHGVLDDPRVEVVIDDARHYILTTREKFDIITSDPIHPWVKGSASLYSKEYFELVRQRLNPGGLVTQWVPLYESTREAVQSEMATFFDVFPRGTIWGNDLQGLGYDVVLLGQAGELHIDLDALAGRLAAPAQAPVLASLEEVGFPSATALLGTFAGYGPDLALYLKGAAINRDRNLRLQYLAGLGLNAAKGMSLYDEIMADRRFPSGIITGSPGLLVELRGAMRLLN, from the coding sequence ATGAACGACCGCCCGGCCTCACGATATCTTCCCGCGCTTCTCGTCCTCTTCCTCGGCAGCGGCTGCGCCGCCCTGATCTATGAGATCGTCTGGTTCCAGTTATTGGAGATGGTGGTCGGTTCGTCTGCGGTATCGCTGGCGGTTCTTCTGGGGACTTACATGGGTGGCATGGGCGCCGGCAGCCTTCTTCTGCCCCGCCTCGTTTCTCCCCGCCGTAACCCGCTCCGTGTTTACGCCGCGCTCGAAGCGGGCATCGGCTTGTGCGGGCTGGCCATCCTTTTCGGCATGCCGGCCGTCGTCCGGGTCTATTCGTCGTTGGCAGGGCACGGCTTCGCCGGACTGCTCGGCCGCGGCGTCGTCGGGGCCGCCTGCCTCCTCGTTCCCACCCTCCTCATGGGCGCCACCCTGCCCGCGATCTCGCGCTGGATCGAGGCGACGCCGCGAGGCGTTTCCTGGCTGGGCTTGCTCTACGGCGTCAACACCCTGGGCGCGGTGATCGGTTGCCTGCTGGCCGGGTTCTATCTTCTGCGCCTCTACGACATGGGCGTCGCCACCTACGTTGCCGTCGCCGTCAACGCGGTCGTTGCTTCGGCGGCGCTCGTGCTTTCCCTCGTCGCCCGCCGGCAGAAGAAGGAGTCCGGCGAGGCCGAGTCCTCCGTCCTTCCCGCGGCGGCCGCATCGGAAGATCGGGGGACCGCCGCCGTTCTCGTCGCCATCGGCCTGTCCGGCTTCTGTGCCCTCGGCGCGGAAGTGGTCTGGACGCGCCTTCTCTCCCTCCTTCTCGGCGGCACCGTCTACACGTTCTCCATTATCCTGGCCGTTTTTCTGGCCGGGATCGGCCTGGGCGGCGGCGCCGGCTCGCTCCTGGCCAGGGGGAAAATCCCCGCCCGATCTCTGCTCGCAGCCTGCCAGCTCCTGTTAACGGCAGGAATCGCCTGGGCCGCTTTCTCCGTTTCAAAAGCTCTGCCGCTTTGGCCGATCAACGCGACCATGGCCGCGAGTCCGGGACCGGTCTTCCAGATCGATCTCATCCGATGCCTCTGGGCGGTCTTCCCGGCCGCCCTGCTCTGGGGCGCGAGCTTCCCCCTAACCTTGGCCTCCGTGGCCGGACCGGGCCGTGATCCCGGTCGCTCGGTCGCCAAGGTCTATGCCGCCAACACGGCCGGCGCGATCCTGGGCGCCGTCGGCTTCAGCCTGATCTTCATCCCGACCATCGGCACCCAGCAGTCCCAGCGTCTGATGATCGGCCTGGCCTTCGCCGCCGCCCTTGTCGCCGGGGTTTACCGCCGCAAGCCCCTCGCGGCCGCCGCAACGAAACGAGGCCTCGGCATCTCGATCCCGGCATGGACGGCTGCGCTCCTCGCAACCGCGCTCCTTCTCTGGAGCGTGCCCGGCGTGCCTTGGGTGATCATCGCCTGGGGCCGGACCGTGGCCAGCCGAACCATCAAGGGGACGCCGCTCTACGTCGGCGAAGGCATGAGCTCATCCGTGGCGGTCGTCAAGCTGGACGAACAGATCACCAACTTCCACGTCTCGGGCAAGGTCGAAGCCTCGAGCGACCCGCAGGACATGCGCCTGCAACGCATGCTCGGCCACATCCCGGCCCTGCTCCATCCCAAGCCCGAATCGGTGCTGATCGTGGGCTGCGGAGCCGGGGTGACCGCCGGATCGTTCGTCCCCTACCCGAGCGTCAAACGGATCGTCATCTGCGAGATCGAGCCGCTCATCCCAAAGGTCGTGGCCCGATTCTTCGCCGCCCAGAACCACGGCGTCCTGGACGACCCGCGGGTCGAGGTCGTCATCGACGACGCCCGCCACTACATCCTGACCACGCGCGAAAAGTTCGACATCATCACCTCGGACCCCATCCACCCCTGGGTCAAGGGCTCGGCTTCGCTCTACTCCAAGGAGTATTTCGAGCTTGTCCGCCAAAGGCTCAATCCGGGCGGGCTGGTGACCCAATGGGTTCCGCTCTACGAGAGCACCCGCGAGGCCGTCCAGAGCGAGATGGCCACTTTCTTCGACGTCTTTCCGAGAGGAACGATCTGGGGTAACGACCTACAAGGCCTGGGCTATGACGTCGTGCTGTTGGGGCAGGCCGGAGAGCTGCACATCGATCTGGACGCCCTGGCTGGAAGGCTGGCCGCGCCGGCCCAGGCTCCGGTTCTGGCCTCGCTCGAGGAAGTGGGTTTCCCTTCCGCCACCGCCCTGCTGGGCACGTTCGCCGGCTATGGGCCGGACCTGGCCTTGTATCTCAAGGGGGCGGCCATCAACCGCGACCGCAATCTGCGTCTGCAGTACTTGGCCGGGCTCGGGCTCAACGCCGCCAAGGGCATGAGCCTCTACGACGAGATCATGGCCGACCGGCGCTTCCCTTCCGGGATCATCACCGGCTCGCCGGGACTTCTGGTCGAGCTGCGCGGGGCGATGCGGCTTCTCAATTGA
- a CDS encoding AMP-binding protein, with product MNEERHSAVSALTPCLTAWFGSHAVGDSGRLAGELLAVLEEAVSAGPFDPAEAAIVRKALFETGRRPFLRALGDDAARARWAESALRLIRGVDYSLLEMFQARVEAHPEKALFRDASGPAPAEWSYRQVERKTREIAAAFFHLAAADEPAGPPRVALFADNGVENACADLACLFYDILDTPINTHFSQDNLIDIFDRLGITLAVTDSPARRLLLEQVREKTAVPFRIVALDAGTADESRGVPFLGEVCKRLGAAEIDARLAGRRRFALDEVATVLFTSGSTGRPKGVSFSIYNLTAKRFARAAALPDVGEDEVFLCFLPLYHTFGRYLELLGSIYWGGTYVASGNPSPERLFSLFPQIRPTGFISVPIRWAQLYEVCLEAMEAAGPGADPAVVLRRIVGPDLRWGLSAAGFLDPKVFRFFEKSGIALCSGFGMTEATGGITMTPPGRYVDNAHGLPLPGIEARLTGEGELEIRGAYVARYLDAAPPGGVVPVPGEPGGDEWLATGDVFEILPNGYYRIVDRIKDIYKNTRGETVAPLKVESKFAGVPGIKRTFLVGDGRPHNVLFIVPDYGDAVLRAALDADGERAYYRRIVGAANLDLAPYERVVNFAVLDRDFEEARGELTTKGSYNRKRIEAGFAAEIEALYRKSFVELEYHGWRVRIPHWFYRDLGVLEDEIFFVGDFLFDSFRKTMLPLAVEAGSGRRLIGDLEYRIEGAVIDLGVFARQPRLWFGNPALARFCPCRAGWDVPAESVAEQVFLPASRDRIYGTDDVTAPLRVREESLLAAHKLASMALFGETPEARAALIRIEGLLAAPDLRIAPLLRARLEASAGHPEESIRCDAYRILLLDEPNPEYDRALTSFVHSGLSFLNEASIEAISSSPLGPERFDALRRRMAAYRESLAGGGEEAEPARAQFLRILRLFVDFARYHPDYYRHVRAELASWALHRVDPELSRSAVSRLSELDSDHEGWLGRRLRPLSPQEWEARLAFDEGLPAAEVGRIRRILTDPTFLPQSIGLVFGREGFDPREIPADGIWVSRLPEYDGRPSVRVHVRSASGEAFDLRLITADDLGVQPEAETLFWHLAIANYPLGEPILPRIGSLRPGLGAVAILYSGRLNVWERLRLRDGDEEPERSVLGPGRWRTLAIEGMAAFFKAWRFSGGRIVPGLPSPTNVMVAEASSPRPAMIHSLAGWRAYEGPLSLVRPLIRNFFLKTAAHYPWLAGRQDVRWLFDACYEALGYAEASAFFQALAAALEKEPVAGLEGVALAESLSAYLSEFRSHYMIPLPAVNAVRRYKEWELQNAPSGAADREGKVLEVLGVFGLDRYPEAARYYLYRQTYFAGASEAVLAAFDKLLGRMTEEVKTPAVHFAELSDLQAALADEADRAVFAKMVFPRAAAGRSFDIRPFGEDRVKQVIVRSAVSDRKGESYEFAETFDPAEIGQLYRLFYLENYPKTISQQDRHYILRDSRERVMGGLCYRLMSANAAFIDGIVIASALKGRGLGGAMIEEFCQRMSAAGIHVILTHFYLPGFFLHQGFREDKRWGSLVREL from the coding sequence ATGAACGAAGAACGCCACTCCGCCGTCTCAGCTTTGACGCCGTGCTTGACGGCATGGTTTGGCTCCCACGCGGTGGGCGATTCCGGTCGCTTGGCCGGAGAGCTCCTCGCCGTTCTGGAGGAAGCCGTCTCGGCCGGGCCGTTCGATCCCGCCGAGGCCGCGATCGTCCGAAAGGCGCTGTTTGAAACCGGCCGGCGGCCTTTCCTGCGCGCTTTGGGCGATGACGCCGCCCGCGCCCGTTGGGCCGAGTCCGCCCTGCGGCTCATCCGCGGCGTCGATTACTCCCTTCTCGAGATGTTCCAGGCCCGGGTCGAAGCCCATCCGGAGAAGGCGCTCTTCCGGGACGCCTCCGGGCCGGCGCCCGCCGAATGGAGCTATCGTCAGGTGGAGCGCAAGACGCGGGAGATCGCGGCCGCTTTCTTCCATTTGGCCGCGGCGGACGAGCCGGCCGGGCCGCCGCGCGTGGCGCTGTTCGCCGACAACGGTGTGGAAAACGCCTGCGCCGACCTGGCCTGTCTTTTCTACGACATCCTGGACACGCCGATCAACACCCATTTCAGCCAAGACAATCTGATCGACATCTTCGACCGCCTGGGCATCACCCTGGCCGTGACGGACTCCCCGGCCCGGCGGCTCCTGCTCGAACAAGTCCGGGAAAAGACGGCCGTCCCGTTCCGGATCGTCGCTCTCGACGCGGGGACGGCCGACGAAAGCCGGGGCGTTCCGTTCTTGGGCGAGGTCTGCAAACGGCTCGGTGCGGCCGAAATCGACGCTCGGCTCGCCGGCCGCCGGCGGTTCGCCCTCGACGAAGTCGCGACCGTCCTTTTCACTTCGGGCAGCACGGGCCGCCCCAAAGGCGTCTCTTTTTCGATCTACAACCTCACCGCCAAGCGGTTCGCCCGGGCGGCGGCTTTGCCGGACGTCGGCGAGGATGAAGTCTTTCTCTGCTTCCTGCCGCTCTATCACACCTTCGGCCGCTACCTGGAGCTCCTGGGGTCGATTTATTGGGGCGGGACCTACGTCGCCTCGGGTAATCCCTCGCCCGAGCGCCTGTTCTCCCTGTTCCCGCAGATCCGGCCGACCGGATTCATCAGCGTGCCCATCCGCTGGGCCCAGCTCTACGAGGTTTGCCTGGAGGCGATGGAAGCGGCCGGACCCGGGGCGGACCCGGCGGTCGTCCTGCGACGGATCGTCGGCCCGGATCTGCGCTGGGGGCTTTCCGCGGCCGGGTTTCTGGACCCCAAGGTTTTCCGGTTCTTCGAGAAAAGCGGCATCGCCCTCTGCAGCGGCTTCGGGATGACCGAGGCCACGGGCGGCATCACCATGACCCCGCCCGGCCGCTATGTCGACAATGCCCACGGCCTCCCTCTGCCCGGGATCGAGGCCCGGCTGACCGGAGAAGGGGAGCTCGAAATCCGGGGGGCCTATGTCGCCCGGTATCTCGACGCGGCTCCGCCCGGCGGCGTCGTGCCCGTCCCCGGCGAGCCTGGCGGGGACGAGTGGCTGGCCACCGGGGATGTCTTCGAAATTTTGCCCAATGGGTATTATCGGATCGTCGACCGGATCAAGGATATCTACAAGAACACCCGAGGTGAGACGGTCGCTCCGCTCAAGGTCGAGAGCAAGTTCGCCGGAGTGCCCGGCATCAAGCGCACCTTCCTGGTCGGCGACGGCCGTCCCCACAACGTCCTGTTCATCGTCCCCGACTACGGCGACGCCGTCTTGCGCGCGGCCCTGGACGCCGACGGCGAGCGGGCGTATTACCGCCGCATCGTCGGCGCGGCCAACCTGGACCTGGCCCCCTACGAACGGGTCGTCAACTTCGCCGTCCTGGATCGCGATTTCGAGGAGGCCCGCGGTGAGCTGACGACCAAAGGGTCGTACAACCGCAAGCGGATCGAGGCCGGGTTCGCGGCCGAGATCGAGGCGCTTTACCGCAAGAGCTTCGTCGAGCTGGAGTACCACGGCTGGCGGGTTCGCATTCCGCACTGGTTCTACCGCGACCTGGGCGTGCTTGAGGACGAGATCTTCTTCGTCGGCGATTTCCTGTTTGATTCGTTCCGCAAGACCATGCTGCCGCTGGCGGTCGAGGCCGGCTCGGGCCGACGGCTGATCGGGGACCTGGAGTACCGGATCGAAGGCGCAGTCATCGACTTGGGCGTGTTCGCCCGCCAGCCGCGTCTCTGGTTCGGCAACCCCGCCCTGGCCCGCTTCTGCCCTTGCCGGGCCGGCTGGGACGTGCCGGCCGAAAGCGTCGCCGAACAGGTCTTTCTGCCGGCGTCCCGCGACCGGATCTACGGAACTGACGACGTCACAGCCCCGCTTCGAGTCCGGGAGGAGAGCCTCCTCGCGGCCCACAAGCTGGCGTCCATGGCCCTCTTCGGCGAAACGCCCGAAGCCCGGGCCGCCCTGATCAGGATCGAGGGTCTGCTGGCCGCGCCCGACCTGCGGATCGCGCCGCTGCTTCGCGCCCGGCTCGAGGCCTCGGCCGGGCATCCGGAGGAGTCGATTCGTTGCGACGCTTACCGCATCCTGCTCCTCGACGAGCCGAACCCCGAGTACGACCGGGCCCTGACCTCTTTCGTCCATTCGGGGCTGAGCTTTCTCAACGAAGCCTCGATCGAGGCCATCTCTTCTTCGCCGCTCGGGCCGGAGCGCTTCGACGCCCTCCGTCGTCGCATGGCGGCCTACCGGGAAAGCCTGGCCGGAGGCGGAGAGGAGGCCGAGCCGGCCCGAGCCCAGTTCCTCCGGATCCTTCGGCTGTTCGTCGACTTCGCCCGCTATCACCCGGACTACTACCGCCATGTCCGGGCCGAGCTGGCCAGCTGGGCTCTGCATAGGGTCGATCCCGAGCTCTCGCGCTCGGCGGTCTCCCGGCTGAGCGAGCTCGATTCGGACCACGAGGGTTGGCTCGGCCGGCGGCTGCGGCCGCTGTCCCCGCAGGAGTGGGAGGCCCGCCTGGCCTTTGACGAAGGACTGCCGGCGGCCGAAGTCGGCCGCATCCGGCGCATTCTGACGGACCCGACATTCCTGCCGCAGTCGATCGGGCTCGTCTTCGGCCGCGAGGGCTTCGATCCGAGGGAGATCCCCGCCGACGGCATCTGGGTCTCCCGCCTGCCGGAGTATGACGGCCGGCCCAGCGTCCGCGTCCATGTCCGGAGCGCGTCCGGCGAGGCCTTCGATCTGCGGCTCATTACGGCGGACGATCTGGGGGTCCAACCGGAGGCCGAGACGCTGTTCTGGCACCTGGCTATCGCCAACTACCCGTTAGGCGAGCCCATCCTGCCGCGGATCGGGAGCCTCCGGCCGGGCCTCGGCGCTGTGGCCATTCTCTACTCGGGACGGCTCAACGTCTGGGAGAGGCTCCGGCTCCGTGACGGAGACGAGGAGCCGGAGCGCTCCGTGCTGGGGCCGGGCCGTTGGCGGACGCTGGCCATCGAGGGTATGGCCGCGTTCTTCAAGGCCTGGCGGTTTTCCGGCGGGCGGATCGTGCCGGGACTCCCGTCCCCGACCAACGTCATGGTCGCCGAAGCAAGCTCGCCGAGGCCCGCGATGATCCACTCGCTGGCGGGCTGGCGAGCCTACGAGGGGCCGCTGTCTCTCGTCCGGCCGCTTATCCGCAATTTTTTCCTCAAGACCGCGGCCCATTATCCGTGGCTGGCTGGGCGTCAGGATGTCCGGTGGCTCTTCGACGCCTGCTACGAGGCGCTGGGCTACGCCGAGGCCTCGGCCTTTTTCCAAGCCCTTGCGGCGGCCCTGGAGAAAGAACCCGTCGCGGGCCTCGAGGGCGTCGCCTTGGCCGAGTCTTTGAGCGCTTATCTGTCCGAGTTCCGATCCCATTACATGATCCCTCTGCCGGCGGTCAACGCCGTCCGCCGGTACAAGGAATGGGAGCTGCAAAACGCCCCGTCCGGGGCGGCCGATCGGGAGGGCAAGGTGTTGGAGGTCCTCGGCGTCTTCGGCCTGGACCGGTACCCCGAAGCGGCGCGCTACTATCTCTACCGGCAGACTTATTTCGCGGGCGCCTCCGAGGCCGTCCTGGCGGCTTTCGACAAGTTGCTCGGGCGGATGACGGAGGAGGTCAAGACGCCGGCCGTGCATTTCGCGGAGCTCTCCGATCTCCAGGCGGCTCTGGCCGACGAAGCCGATAGGGCGGTCTTCGCCAAGATGGTCTTTCCCCGGGCCGCGGCCGGCCGAAGCTTCGATATCCGGCCGTTCGGGGAGGACCGCGTCAAGCAGGTTATCGTCCGGTCCGCCGTTTCCGACCGGAAGGGCGAATCTTATGAATTCGCCGAAACGTTCGACCCGGCGGAGATCGGGCAGCTCTACCGGCTTTTCTATCTCGAGAACTATCCCAAAACGATCTCTCAGCAGGATCGTCATTATATCCTGCGCGACTCCCGGGAGCGCGTGATGGGCGGGCTGTGTTACCGGCTGATGTCGGCCAATGCCGCGTTCATCGACGGCATCGTGATCGCCTCGGCCTTGAAGGGCAGGGGCTTGGGCGGGGCGATGATCGAAGAGTTCTGCCAGCGGATGAGCGCGGCCGGAATCCATGTCATCCTGACCCACTTCTATCTGCCCGGATTCTTCCTCCATCAGGGATTTCGGGAGGACAAGCGCTGGGGATCGCTCGTCCGAGAATTGTGA
- a CDS encoding sulfite exporter TauE/SafE family protein, whose protein sequence is MVTILKTVLGLMTSAFGFYYLRDAFRKRKQFSDTAWPKLWTVGFITNFFDTLGIGSFAQQTAAFKFFRLVDDRVIPGTMNVGNTIATVTQAFLFMSAVPVEALTLILMSIAAPAGAVLGAGVVCRMPRRKIQLGMGIGLLAVALTILAGLLKWFPLGGVAIGLTGWKLVVAVVMSFVFGALQTIGVGFYAPCMAMVYALGMHPKTAFPIMMTATAMLMAAGSARFVKENAYDPKAAVALTVFGVLGVFLAAFVVKSLPLTVMKWVVLGVVLYTSIWMFISSRRTESPPACP, encoded by the coding sequence ATGGTCACCATTCTGAAAACCGTCCTCGGGCTCATGACTTCGGCCTTCGGGTTCTACTACCTGCGCGATGCTTTCCGGAAGCGCAAGCAGTTTTCGGACACGGCCTGGCCGAAGCTGTGGACAGTCGGGTTCATCACCAATTTCTTCGATACTCTGGGCATCGGAAGCTTCGCCCAGCAGACGGCCGCTTTCAAGTTTTTCCGGCTGGTCGACGACCGTGTCATCCCAGGCACGATGAACGTCGGTAACACCATCGCCACCGTGACCCAGGCCTTCCTGTTCATGAGCGCGGTCCCGGTGGAGGCTCTGACCCTCATTTTGATGTCCATTGCCGCCCCGGCCGGGGCCGTCCTGGGCGCGGGGGTCGTCTGCCGCATGCCCCGGCGCAAGATTCAGCTGGGGATGGGCATCGGCCTCCTGGCGGTGGCCTTGACCATCCTGGCCGGCCTTCTCAAGTGGTTCCCGCTGGGCGGTGTGGCCATCGGCCTCACGGGCTGGAAGCTGGTCGTGGCCGTGGTCATGAGCTTCGTCTTCGGCGCCCTGCAGACGATCGGGGTCGGCTTCTACGCTCCCTGCATGGCCATGGTCTACGCCTTGGGCATGCATCCCAAGACGGCCTTCCCGATCATGATGACGGCCACGGCCATGCTGATGGCCGCCGGCAGCGCCCGCTTCGTCAAAGAGAACGCCTACGACCCCAAGGCCGCCGTCGCCCTGACGGTGTTCGGTGTCCTGGGGGTTTTCCTGGCCGCTTTTGTCGTCAAATCCCTTCCCCTGACGGTCATGAAATGGGTCGTGCTGGGGGTCGTGCTTTACACCTCGATCTGGATGTTCATCTCATCCCGGCGGACGGAGAGCCCGCCCGCCTGTCCCTAG